A single genomic interval of Accipiter gentilis unplaced genomic scaffold, bAccGen1.1, whole genome shotgun sequence harbors:
- the DEDD2 gene encoding LOW QUALITY PROTEIN: DNA-binding death effector domain-containing protein 2 (The sequence of the model RefSeq protein was modified relative to this genomic sequence to represent the inferred CDS: inserted 1 base in 1 codon), producing MSRRPPVPWEEEECLEYYGMVSLHRLFEVVGAQLTPSDVAVLSFLLDEAHPGTHPLDPALWGGEGTPSPLLENWNRRRRRRRLSSGNWEEEEQQQRARPRNGVELLLELERRGLCDEGNFRHLLQLLRVLTRHDLLHCVTLKRPRTVSPERFTCGPAVVGSCLNAAAAQPRQEQWETGSSSGKRKRTSRGRTRPPLPRHTPPPPPPGPPRQSHLRRYQPRSSHPSHWPYWPNRSQCPPIDIRLRVRAEYCEHESALRRSVASSRPRGPGRQLDVFGQASGVLKSRDLGSILCDIKFSELSYLDAFWGDYLNGSLLEALKGXVGREDVRLLVSVDQDDYEEGRRLLLRAAQKK from the exons ATGTCCCGGAGACCCCCGGTCCCGTGGGAGGAAGAAGAATGCCTGGAGTATTATGGGATGGTTTCCCTCCATCGGCTTTTCGAGGTGGTGGGGGCCCAGCTGACCCCCAGCGACGTGGCcgtcctctccttcctcctggaCGAAGCCCACCCGGGGACGCACCCCCTGGACCCGGCCttgtgggggggggagggcaccccctcccctctcctggAAAACTGGAACCGGCGGCGTCGCCGCCGTCGGCTCTCTTCCGGCAACTGGGAAgaagaagaacagcaacagcGAGCGCGACCGCGGAACGGCGTGGAACTCTTGCTGGAGTTGGAACGGCGAGGGTTGTGCGACGAAGGAAATTTCCGGCACCTTCTACAGCTCCTTCGCGTCCTCACCCGCCACGATCTCCTGCACTGCGTCACCCTCAAACGGCCCCGCACCg tttcGCCCGAAAGATTCACCTGCGGCCCGGCCGTGGTGGGCAGCTGCCTGAATGCTGCCGCTGCCCAGCCCCGCCAGGAGCAGTGGGAGACAG GATCCAGCTCTGGCAAACGGAAGCGGACGAGCCGAGGGCGGACgcggccccccctcccccgccacacccccccaccgccccccccaggacccccccgcCAAAGTCACCTGCG GCGGTACCAGCCCCGTTCCTCCCACCCCTCGCACTGGCCTTACTGGCCAAACCGGTCCCAGTGTCCCCCCATAG ACATCCGCCTGCGCGTCCGCGCCGAGTACTGCGAGCACGAGTCGGCGCTGCGTCGCAGCGTGGCCTCCAGCCGGCCCCGGGGACCCGGTCGTCAACTGGACGTTTTCGGTCAAGCCAGCGGCGTTTTAAAATCGCGAGATTTAGGTTCGATCCTCTGCGATATCAAATTTTCGGAGCTTTCCTACCTGGACGCTTTTTGGGGTGATTATCTGAACGGGTCGTTACTGGAGGCGTTAAAGG GTGTGGGGCGGGAGGACGTCCGGCTCCTCGTTAGCGTCGATCAGGACGATTACGAGGAAGGGCGACGCCTCCTCCTCCGCGCTGCCCAAAAAAAATAa